One Esox lucius isolate fEsoLuc1 chromosome 1, fEsoLuc1.pri, whole genome shotgun sequence genomic region harbors:
- the capn12 gene encoding calpain-12, with protein MDTQTDAPGSIANPIKFRDQDYATLRDAGVKSRSLFSDPTFAPDQSSIGLPLDPDPKKEIKWLRPKEINANAVFVEDTMSTTDICQGQLGDCWLLAALSSLTMHSNLIDRVVPPNQSLAEPYAGIFHFTFWQYGEWVEVVVDDRLPVRGGRLLFSYSCTRNEFWSALVEKAYAKLIGSYGSLKGGNISEAMEDFTGGIACSLSVSSRTPAVLWRALSDALTRGSLLSCFIQAKNTTEIGTVTAVGLVRGHAYAITDRDTVKRSAGETLLLRLRNPWGFVEYSGPWSDKSKDWDDVDGDEKKRIHLKNSEDGEFWISVEDFSQLFNTVEMCSVEPDPIVDEDTSTDPPATPASDWTLTSYKGSWVPGSTAGGNSTNSRSYWKNPQFQLNLAEHDDDRQLTPEEKQVADQQKGKAKQCTVLVELLQKNRRNKAKINFLQIAFHIYRVPSELKGLCLDQKFFSSQQPVGSSGKYQSTRAVWKEVKLDPGNYIIIVSTNSPNQPSDFFIRIYSKTGNDLRTYSVSCSTALLMTMSTPPVQPEDRMKIQKTFDEVAGPDGRLNAKEFMELVNSVLEKEYQLPLETCRQLIFGEDTGGRGCLTQEQTEPLLASLRTLQTIFFKYDEDSSGTMSPFELSLALQTAGVQCDDQVMQVLWERFGSGQPQLPFHGFVACVTRLRKLFALYKSESHPDVSHGGINAWLLKFLAV; from the exons ATGGACACTCAAACGGACGCCCCTGGGTCCATTGCTAACCCGATAAAATTTCGGGACCAGGATTACGCGACTCTTCGTGATGCAGGCGTTAAATCCCGTTCGCTGTTTTCTGACCCAACCTTCGCCCCGGATCAAAGCTCAATCGGTTTGCCTCTTGACCCAGACCCCAAGAAAGAAATCAAGTGGCTACGACCCAAG GAGATCAATGCCAACGCGGTGTTTGTGGAGGACACCATGTCCACCACCGACATCTGCCAGGGCCAGCTGG GTGACTGTTGGTTACTGGCGGCCCTGTCCTCACTCACCATGCACTCCAATCTGATTGACAGAGTGGTTCCACCCAATCAGAGCCTGGCAGAGCCCTACGCAGGCATCTTCCACTTCACG TTTTGGCAGTATGGTGagtgggtggaggtggtggtggacgACAGACTGCCTGTACGTGGAGGCCGGCTGCTCTTCAGCTACTCCTGCACCCGCAACGAGTTCTGGAGCGCCCTGGTGGAGAAAGCCTATGCCAA ACTGATTGGGTCATATGGCAGTCTGAAGGGGGGTAACATCTCTGAGGCGATGGAGGACTTCACAGGGGGCATAgcctgctccctctctgtctcctcccgcACCCCTGCCGTCCTGTGGAGAGCCCTCTCTGATGCCCTGACACGAGGCAGCCTGCTCAGCTGCTTCATACAg GCCAAGAACACCACAGAGATCGGCACGGTAACTGCAGTGGGACTGGTGAGGGGCCATGCCTACGCCATCACAGACCGTGACACG GTGAAAAGGTCAGCTGGTGAGACCTTGCTACTGAGGCTGAGAAACCCCTGGGGCTTTGTGGAGTACTCTGGGCCCTGGAGTGACAA GAGTAAAGACTGGGATGATGTGGACGGTGACGAAAAGAAAAGGATTCACCTGAAAAACAGTGAGGATGGAGAGTTCTG gatcAGTGTGGAGGACTTCAGCCAGCTGTTCAACACAGTGGAGATGTGCAGTGTGGAGCCCGACCCCATAGTGGACGAGGACACAAGCACGGACCCCCCCGCCACGCCCGCCTCTGACTGGACTCTCACCTCCTACAAAGGATCCTGGGTACCAGGCTCAACCGCAGGGGGCAATTCTACTAACAGTC GATCTTACTGGAAGAATCCCCAGTTCCAGCTCAACCTGGCAGAACATGATGATGACAGGCAGTTGACACCAGAGGAGAAGCAAGTGGCAGACCAGCAGAAGGGGAAAGCAAAGCAGTGCACCGTGCTGGTAGAACTACTGCAGAAAAACCGGAGAAATAAGGCTAAAATCAACTTCCTCCAAATCGCCTTCCACATCTACCGG GTTCCTTCAGAG CTCAAGGGCCTGTGTCTGGACCAGAAGTTCTTCTCTTCCCAGCAGCCTGTAGGGAGCTCAGGGAAGTACCAGTCCACCAG GGCGGTGTGGAAGGAGGTGAAGCTCGACCCAGGAAACTACATTATCATCGTGTCGACCAACAGCCCCAACCAGCCGTCAGATTTCTTCATCCGCATCTACTCCAAAACAGGCAACGATCTGAG GACTTACAGCGTCAGCTGCTCCACTGCCCTCCTCATG ACAATGTCAACTCCTCCAGTCCAGCCAGAGGACCGCATGAAAATTCAGAAGACCTTTGATGAGGTGGCCGGGCCG GATGGCAGGCTGAATGCTAAGGAGTTCATGGAGCTGGTTAACTCAG TGCTGGAGAAAGAATACCAGCTACCACTGGAGACATGTAGACAGCTCATCTTTGGGGAGGAT ACTGGGGGGCGTGGCTGTCTGACCCAGGAGCAGACGGAGCCTCTACTGGCCTCTCTTCGCACTCTGCAG acAATCTTTTTCAAGTATGATGAGGACTCTTCAGGGACCATGAGCCCCTTTGAACTGAGTCTGGCCCTTCAGACTGCTg GCGTGCAGTGTGACGACCAGGTCATGCAGGTGCTGTGGGAGAGGTTCGGCTCTGGGCAGCCTCAACTGCCTTTCCATGGATTTGTGGCCTGTGTCACCAGGCTGCGCAAGTTATTCG CCCTGTATAAATCAGAGAGCCACCCTGACGTCAGCCACGGAGGAATCAACGCA TGGCTTCTCAAGTTCCTGGCAGTGTGA
- the fosb gene encoding protein fosB isoform X4: MQLFWKETKNILPEHNTKHINAGDITLIRGSQGFSFGSAGEMYQGFPGDFDSGSRGSSSPSIESQYLSSVDSFGSPPTSTSQDCVSAGGGVGLGSTSGAVSSGVDMPGSFVPTVTAITSSQDLQWMVQPTLISSQASGQSGTGTSTMTQSMSLVDPYDLPGPSYSSGSSFTPVGSDPPGPGPAPGPIRQSRTRSRHAREESVSEDGDVGVFLTPEEQEKRRVRRERNKLAAAKCRNRRRELTDRLQGETDILEEEKAELEAEISELQKEKERLEFVLVAHQPGCKIPYQEQQASVSSQPQQLPLQGPVSIVGLTVKEDTFYLPPPYTSHPGSSQQQQQQQQQQQQQQQQQQQQQQQQQQQQVIPGPGMMQESSNPESPLSPSSPWDLD; this comes from the exons atgcaacttttttggaaagagacCAAGAACATTTTACCAGAgcacaatacaaaacacattaacG CAGGTGACATTACGCTTATTCGGGGATCACAAGGCTTCTCTTTCGGCTCTGCCGGGGAAATGTACCAAGGGTTCCCCGGCGACTTCGATTCCGGATCCCGTGGAAGTTCGTCTCCGTCTATCGAGTCTCAGTACCTTTCCTCCGTGGACTCCTTCGGGAGCCCGCCGACCAGTACCTCACAG GATTGTGTGTCTGCTGGAGGCGGTGTAGGGCTAGGCAGCACCTCCGGGGCTGTCAGCAGTGGAGTGGACATGCCTGGCTCCTTCGTGCCCACGGTCACAGCCATCACAAGCAGCCAGGACCTGCAGTGGATGGTGCAGCCAACACTCATCTCGTCCCAAGCCTCGGGTCAGAGTGGGACGGGGACTTCTACTATGACCCAGTCCATGTCCCTGGTCGATCCTTATGACTTGCCAGGTCCCAGTTACTCCTCTGGTTCTAGCTTTACCCCCGTAGGCTCGGATCCCCCGGGGCCCGGCCCGGCTCCGGGGCCCATCCGTCAGTCCAGGACCCGTAGCCGCCATGCACGAGAAGAGTCTGTGAGTGAAGATGGagatgttggtgtgttt TTGACTCctgaggagcaggagaagagaCGTGTTCGACGTGAGAGGAACAAGCTGGCTGCCGCCAAATGCCGAAACCGTCGGCGCGAACTCACCGACAGACTGCAGGGG GAGACGGACATATTAGAGGAGGAGAAGGCTGAACTGGAGGCTGAGATCTCTGAGCTGCAGAAGGAGAAGGAGCGCCTGGAGTTTGTCCTGGTAGCCCACCAGCCTGGCTGCAAGATCCCCTACCAGGAGCAGCAGGCCTCGGTCTCCTCACAGCCCCAGCAGCTGCCCCTCCAGGGCCCTGTGTCCATCGTGGGTTTGACTGTGAAGGAGGACACTTTCTACCTGCCTCCCCCCTACACATCACACCCTGGCTCttcacagcagcagcagcagcaacaacaacaacaacaacagcagcaacaacaacaacaacaacagcagcaacagcagcagcagcagcaggttATCCCAGGGCCGGGGATGATGCAGGAG tCTTCAAACCCCGAGAGCCCGCTGAGTCCTTCCAGCCCCTGGGATCTTGACTGA
- the fosb gene encoding protein fosB isoform X1 yields MQLFWKETKNILPEHNTKHINAGDITLIRGSQGFSFGSAGEMYQGFPGDFDSGSRGSSSPSIESQYLSSVDSFGSPPTSTSQDCVSAGGGVGLGSTSGAVSSGVDMPGSFVPTVTAITSSQDLQWMVQPTLISSQASGQSGTGTSTMTQSMSLVDPYDLPGPSYSSGSSFTPVGSDPPGPGPAPGPIRQSRTRSRHAREESVSEDGDVGVFLTPEEQEKRRVRRERNKLAAAKCRNRRRELTDRLQGETDILEEEKAELEAEISELQKEKERLEFVLVAHQPGCKIPYQEQQASVSSQPQQLPLQGPVSIVGLTVKEDTFYLPPPYTSHPGSSQQQQQQQQQQQQQQQQQQQQQQQQQQQQVIPGPGMMQEVAFSSSFYGSSEPAPGGPCLVADGGGGGNHDGAAAGSYNPSYTSSFVFSYPEGGCGVSANQRHSSSEQSSDSLNSPSLLAL; encoded by the exons atgcaacttttttggaaagagacCAAGAACATTTTACCAGAgcacaatacaaaacacattaacG CAGGTGACATTACGCTTATTCGGGGATCACAAGGCTTCTCTTTCGGCTCTGCCGGGGAAATGTACCAAGGGTTCCCCGGCGACTTCGATTCCGGATCCCGTGGAAGTTCGTCTCCGTCTATCGAGTCTCAGTACCTTTCCTCCGTGGACTCCTTCGGGAGCCCGCCGACCAGTACCTCACAG GATTGTGTGTCTGCTGGAGGCGGTGTAGGGCTAGGCAGCACCTCCGGGGCTGTCAGCAGTGGAGTGGACATGCCTGGCTCCTTCGTGCCCACGGTCACAGCCATCACAAGCAGCCAGGACCTGCAGTGGATGGTGCAGCCAACACTCATCTCGTCCCAAGCCTCGGGTCAGAGTGGGACGGGGACTTCTACTATGACCCAGTCCATGTCCCTGGTCGATCCTTATGACTTGCCAGGTCCCAGTTACTCCTCTGGTTCTAGCTTTACCCCCGTAGGCTCGGATCCCCCGGGGCCCGGCCCGGCTCCGGGGCCCATCCGTCAGTCCAGGACCCGTAGCCGCCATGCACGAGAAGAGTCTGTGAGTGAAGATGGagatgttggtgtgttt TTGACTCctgaggagcaggagaagagaCGTGTTCGACGTGAGAGGAACAAGCTGGCTGCCGCCAAATGCCGAAACCGTCGGCGCGAACTCACCGACAGACTGCAGGGG GAGACGGACATATTAGAGGAGGAGAAGGCTGAACTGGAGGCTGAGATCTCTGAGCTGCAGAAGGAGAAGGAGCGCCTGGAGTTTGTCCTGGTAGCCCACCAGCCTGGCTGCAAGATCCCCTACCAGGAGCAGCAGGCCTCGGTCTCCTCACAGCCCCAGCAGCTGCCCCTCCAGGGCCCTGTGTCCATCGTGGGTTTGACTGTGAAGGAGGACACTTTCTACCTGCCTCCCCCCTACACATCACACCCTGGCTCttcacagcagcagcagcagcaacaacaacaacaacaacagcagcaacaacaacaacaacaacagcagcaacagcagcagcagcagcaggttATCCCAGGGCCGGGGATGATGCAGGAGGTAGCGTTTTCTAGTTCTTTCTATGGCTCAAGCGAGCCCGCGCCGGGCGGGCCGTGCCTGGTGGCcgacggtggtggtggtggtaaccATGACGGCGCGGCCGCTGGTAGCTACAACCCTTCATACACATCCTCATTCGTGTTCAGCTACCCAGAGGGAGGCTGTGGGGTCAGCGCTAACCAGAGGCACAGCAGCAGCGAGCAGTCCTCTGATTCCCTGAACTCGCCCTCGCTGCTCGCCCTCTGA
- the fosb gene encoding protein fosB isoform X2: MQLFWKETKNILPEHNTKHINGDITLIRGSQGFSFGSAGEMYQGFPGDFDSGSRGSSSPSIESQYLSSVDSFGSPPTSTSQDCVSAGGGVGLGSTSGAVSSGVDMPGSFVPTVTAITSSQDLQWMVQPTLISSQASGQSGTGTSTMTQSMSLVDPYDLPGPSYSSGSSFTPVGSDPPGPGPAPGPIRQSRTRSRHAREESVSEDGDVGVFLTPEEQEKRRVRRERNKLAAAKCRNRRRELTDRLQGETDILEEEKAELEAEISELQKEKERLEFVLVAHQPGCKIPYQEQQASVSSQPQQLPLQGPVSIVGLTVKEDTFYLPPPYTSHPGSSQQQQQQQQQQQQQQQQQQQQQQQQQQQQVIPGPGMMQEVAFSSSFYGSSEPAPGGPCLVADGGGGGNHDGAAAGSYNPSYTSSFVFSYPEGGCGVSANQRHSSSEQSSDSLNSPSLLAL; this comes from the exons atgcaacttttttggaaagagacCAAGAACATTTTACCAGAgcacaatacaaaacacattaacG GTGACATTACGCTTATTCGGGGATCACAAGGCTTCTCTTTCGGCTCTGCCGGGGAAATGTACCAAGGGTTCCCCGGCGACTTCGATTCCGGATCCCGTGGAAGTTCGTCTCCGTCTATCGAGTCTCAGTACCTTTCCTCCGTGGACTCCTTCGGGAGCCCGCCGACCAGTACCTCACAG GATTGTGTGTCTGCTGGAGGCGGTGTAGGGCTAGGCAGCACCTCCGGGGCTGTCAGCAGTGGAGTGGACATGCCTGGCTCCTTCGTGCCCACGGTCACAGCCATCACAAGCAGCCAGGACCTGCAGTGGATGGTGCAGCCAACACTCATCTCGTCCCAAGCCTCGGGTCAGAGTGGGACGGGGACTTCTACTATGACCCAGTCCATGTCCCTGGTCGATCCTTATGACTTGCCAGGTCCCAGTTACTCCTCTGGTTCTAGCTTTACCCCCGTAGGCTCGGATCCCCCGGGGCCCGGCCCGGCTCCGGGGCCCATCCGTCAGTCCAGGACCCGTAGCCGCCATGCACGAGAAGAGTCTGTGAGTGAAGATGGagatgttggtgtgttt TTGACTCctgaggagcaggagaagagaCGTGTTCGACGTGAGAGGAACAAGCTGGCTGCCGCCAAATGCCGAAACCGTCGGCGCGAACTCACCGACAGACTGCAGGGG GAGACGGACATATTAGAGGAGGAGAAGGCTGAACTGGAGGCTGAGATCTCTGAGCTGCAGAAGGAGAAGGAGCGCCTGGAGTTTGTCCTGGTAGCCCACCAGCCTGGCTGCAAGATCCCCTACCAGGAGCAGCAGGCCTCGGTCTCCTCACAGCCCCAGCAGCTGCCCCTCCAGGGCCCTGTGTCCATCGTGGGTTTGACTGTGAAGGAGGACACTTTCTACCTGCCTCCCCCCTACACATCACACCCTGGCTCttcacagcagcagcagcagcaacaacaacaacaacaacagcagcaacaacaacaacaacaacagcagcaacagcagcagcagcagcaggttATCCCAGGGCCGGGGATGATGCAGGAGGTAGCGTTTTCTAGTTCTTTCTATGGCTCAAGCGAGCCCGCGCCGGGCGGGCCGTGCCTGGTGGCcgacggtggtggtggtggtaaccATGACGGCGCGGCCGCTGGTAGCTACAACCCTTCATACACATCCTCATTCGTGTTCAGCTACCCAGAGGGAGGCTGTGGGGTCAGCGCTAACCAGAGGCACAGCAGCAGCGAGCAGTCCTCTGATTCCCTGAACTCGCCCTCGCTGCTCGCCCTCTGA
- the fosb gene encoding protein fosB isoform X3, protein MQLFWKETKNILPEHNTKHINAGDITLIRGSQGFSFGSAGEMYQGFPGDFDSGSRGSSSPSIESQYLSSVDSFGSPPTSTSQDCVSAGGGVGLGSTSGAVSSGVDMPGSFVPTVTAITSSQDLQWMVQPTLISSQASGQSGTGTSTMTQSMSLVDPYDLPGPSYSSGSSFTPVGSDPPGPGPAPGPIRQSRTRSRHAREESLTPEEQEKRRVRRERNKLAAAKCRNRRRELTDRLQGETDILEEEKAELEAEISELQKEKERLEFVLVAHQPGCKIPYQEQQASVSSQPQQLPLQGPVSIVGLTVKEDTFYLPPPYTSHPGSSQQQQQQQQQQQQQQQQQQQQQQQQQQQQVIPGPGMMQEVAFSSSFYGSSEPAPGGPCLVADGGGGGNHDGAAAGSYNPSYTSSFVFSYPEGGCGVSANQRHSSSEQSSDSLNSPSLLAL, encoded by the exons atgcaacttttttggaaagagacCAAGAACATTTTACCAGAgcacaatacaaaacacattaacG CAGGTGACATTACGCTTATTCGGGGATCACAAGGCTTCTCTTTCGGCTCTGCCGGGGAAATGTACCAAGGGTTCCCCGGCGACTTCGATTCCGGATCCCGTGGAAGTTCGTCTCCGTCTATCGAGTCTCAGTACCTTTCCTCCGTGGACTCCTTCGGGAGCCCGCCGACCAGTACCTCACAG GATTGTGTGTCTGCTGGAGGCGGTGTAGGGCTAGGCAGCACCTCCGGGGCTGTCAGCAGTGGAGTGGACATGCCTGGCTCCTTCGTGCCCACGGTCACAGCCATCACAAGCAGCCAGGACCTGCAGTGGATGGTGCAGCCAACACTCATCTCGTCCCAAGCCTCGGGTCAGAGTGGGACGGGGACTTCTACTATGACCCAGTCCATGTCCCTGGTCGATCCTTATGACTTGCCAGGTCCCAGTTACTCCTCTGGTTCTAGCTTTACCCCCGTAGGCTCGGATCCCCCGGGGCCCGGCCCGGCTCCGGGGCCCATCCGTCAGTCCAGGACCCGTAGCCGCCATGCACGAGAAGAGTCT TTGACTCctgaggagcaggagaagagaCGTGTTCGACGTGAGAGGAACAAGCTGGCTGCCGCCAAATGCCGAAACCGTCGGCGCGAACTCACCGACAGACTGCAGGGG GAGACGGACATATTAGAGGAGGAGAAGGCTGAACTGGAGGCTGAGATCTCTGAGCTGCAGAAGGAGAAGGAGCGCCTGGAGTTTGTCCTGGTAGCCCACCAGCCTGGCTGCAAGATCCCCTACCAGGAGCAGCAGGCCTCGGTCTCCTCACAGCCCCAGCAGCTGCCCCTCCAGGGCCCTGTGTCCATCGTGGGTTTGACTGTGAAGGAGGACACTTTCTACCTGCCTCCCCCCTACACATCACACCCTGGCTCttcacagcagcagcagcagcaacaacaacaacaacaacagcagcaacaacaacaacaacaacagcagcaacagcagcagcagcagcaggttATCCCAGGGCCGGGGATGATGCAGGAGGTAGCGTTTTCTAGTTCTTTCTATGGCTCAAGCGAGCCCGCGCCGGGCGGGCCGTGCCTGGTGGCcgacggtggtggtggtggtaaccATGACGGCGCGGCCGCTGGTAGCTACAACCCTTCATACACATCCTCATTCGTGTTCAGCTACCCAGAGGGAGGCTGTGGGGTCAGCGCTAACCAGAGGCACAGCAGCAGCGAGCAGTCCTCTGATTCCCTGAACTCGCCCTCGCTGCTCGCCCTCTGA